A stretch of the Flavobacterium aquiphilum genome encodes the following:
- a CDS encoding GNAT family N-acetyltransferase: MIRKANLQDLEQLTNLFDQYVVFYKNPSNYDKHYAYLKERLENDEATIFVACDEDNKEKLVGFVLNYITFSSLALNKILILNDIFVDSSARKKGIGEKLIAKTVEFAKEIGSHDVRLRTAKNNTVAQKLYQKMGFVREDYLYSYDLVLNT; encoded by the coding sequence ATGATACGCAAAGCCAACCTCCAAGATTTAGAACAATTGACAAATCTCTTTGATCAATATGTTGTTTTCTATAAGAACCCTTCTAATTATGATAAGCATTACGCTTACTTAAAAGAACGATTAGAAAACGATGAAGCTACAATTTTTGTGGCCTGCGATGAAGATAATAAAGAAAAACTAGTTGGTTTTGTATTGAATTATATAACTTTTTCATCTTTGGCACTTAACAAAATTTTAATTCTAAACGATATTTTTGTGGATTCTTCCGCAAGAAAAAAAGGGATTGGGGAAAAATTAATTGCAAAAACTGTTGAATTCGCCAAAGAGATTGGCTCACATGACGTACGATTAAGAACGGCAAAAAACAATACGGTGGCTCAGAAATTATACCAAAAAATGGGTTTTGTTAGGGAAGATTATCTTTATAGTTATGACCTTGTACTTAATACTTAA
- a CDS encoding NAD-dependent succinate-semialdehyde dehydrogenase encodes MSTTVKIFKSINPFTQTVIAEHEVLSNSELGQKLKLSEFAFKNWRNSTFQERAEKMKKLAEILKADKEKLGLLITNEMGKILPEAISEVEKSAGNCDFYAENAEKMLKDEYYDTPFKSMSVYDPMGAVFAIMPWNYPFWQVLRYAAPAIMAGNVTLLKHAPNVVGCAKAIEKAFLEAGFPEGVFQQINIDIPQVESVIASDVVSGVTLTGSEMAGSSVAALAGKYIKKSVMELGGSDAFIILNDADLEKAAAVAVKSRMLNAGQACICAKRFIVTEKVADEFAALFADKVKVLQQGNPLQQGIHLGPLGRIDLAEKLSYQLENSLKQGAELVTGGERDHCNFQPTLVDFVDCNNIVFKEETFGPLATIIRAKDENNAIEIANNHRYGLASAIWTEDRERASILARKIEAGNVFVNSLVRSDSRIPFGGIKKSGYGRELSEIGIKEFVNMKSVIIE; translated from the coding sequence ATGAGTACAACAGTTAAAATATTTAAGTCTATAAATCCGTTCACGCAAACCGTTATTGCGGAACATGAAGTTTTATCCAATTCTGAATTGGGACAAAAACTAAAATTATCGGAATTCGCATTTAAGAACTGGCGTAATTCTACTTTTCAGGAAAGAGCAGAAAAAATGAAAAAGCTAGCCGAAATATTGAAGGCAGACAAAGAAAAACTAGGATTATTAATTACCAATGAAATGGGTAAGATTCTTCCTGAGGCAATTTCTGAAGTTGAAAAATCGGCTGGAAATTGCGATTTCTATGCCGAAAATGCTGAAAAAATGCTTAAAGATGAGTATTATGACACACCTTTCAAAAGTATGTCTGTTTACGATCCAATGGGGGCAGTGTTTGCTATTATGCCTTGGAATTACCCTTTTTGGCAAGTGTTGCGTTATGCAGCGCCGGCAATTATGGCTGGTAATGTTACACTTTTAAAGCATGCACCAAATGTTGTAGGGTGTGCCAAAGCCATTGAAAAAGCTTTTCTCGAAGCTGGTTTCCCCGAAGGCGTTTTTCAACAAATTAATATTGATATTCCGCAAGTAGAAAGCGTGATTGCTTCTGATGTTGTTTCAGGAGTTACCTTAACAGGGAGTGAAATGGCAGGATCGTCTGTTGCAGCTTTGGCGGGAAAATATATAAAAAAATCGGTCATGGAGTTGGGTGGTTCAGATGCTTTTATCATTTTGAATGATGCAGATTTGGAAAAAGCAGCAGCAGTTGCCGTCAAATCCAGAATGCTCAACGCAGGCCAAGCTTGTATTTGTGCAAAGCGCTTTATTGTTACAGAAAAAGTGGCTGATGAATTTGCAGCCCTTTTTGCTGATAAGGTAAAGGTTTTACAGCAGGGGAATCCACTACAACAAGGAATTCATTTAGGACCTCTGGGAAGAATAGATTTGGCTGAGAAGTTAAGTTATCAATTAGAAAATTCATTAAAGCAAGGAGCTGAATTAGTAACAGGAGGAGAACGAGACCATTGTAATTTTCAGCCTACATTAGTTGATTTTGTAGATTGTAATAATATTGTTTTCAAAGAAGAGACTTTTGGGCCATTGGCGACTATTATTAGAGCAAAGGATGAAAATAACGCAATTGAAATTGCAAACAACCATCGATATGGATTGGCATCGGCAATTTGGACCGAAGATAGAGAGCGGGCATCTATTTTGGCCAGGAAAATTGAAGCTGGCAATGTTTTTGTCAATTCTTTGGTTCGATCTGATTCCAGAATCCCATTTGGAGGTATCAAAAAATCCGGATACGGGAGAGAGTTGTCCGAGATAGGAATTAAGGAGTTTGTGAATATGAAGTCGGTAATTATTGAGTGA
- a CDS encoding outer membrane beta-barrel protein: MRKVITILFLTLATSLTFAQDAPESTPLQISGSGDLYYKYDFAKTQNIKTSFGTDQNSVSLGMLDIALKKSIKKVSFVGEVSFGPRGQYQSIPNGDGTDGNSFHIQNLYATFAATDKLSFTAGYMGTFVGYEVISPLGNFSYSTSYLFTNGPFQNAGVKANYKISDKFGAMVGIFNDSWNSYKADPIKGLNAVGGQLSFVSGGTSAYFNVMDGSVSGTILDLTATFQLSEKFKLGLNAADFSNKNDVGYTGAALYPSYSFSDAFALGLRAEYFKYKEGSGDTDVTAFTLSGNYKVSGLTIIPEFRIDSNSDKVMFVNSDMNPTSSASQVLLAVVYGF, encoded by the coding sequence ATGAGAAAAGTTATTACCATTTTATTTTTAACATTGGCAACAAGTTTAACTTTTGCACAAGACGCTCCAGAATCTACTCCATTACAAATTTCAGGTTCGGGGGATTTATATTATAAATACGATTTTGCAAAAACACAAAATATTAAAACAAGCTTTGGTACAGACCAAAATTCGGTTTCTTTGGGGATGCTAGACATTGCTTTGAAGAAAAGCATTAAAAAAGTGTCTTTCGTTGGTGAAGTATCTTTTGGTCCAAGAGGGCAATACCAATCAATACCAAATGGTGATGGAACTGATGGAAATTCATTCCACATTCAAAATTTGTATGCAACCTTTGCAGCTACTGATAAACTTAGTTTCACAGCTGGATATATGGGAACTTTTGTGGGTTATGAGGTTATTTCACCTTTGGGTAATTTCTCTTATTCTACTTCTTATTTGTTTACTAACGGACCATTCCAAAATGCTGGAGTTAAAGCAAACTACAAAATTTCGGATAAATTTGGTGCAATGGTAGGTATATTTAATGATTCTTGGAACAGCTATAAAGCAGATCCAATCAAAGGATTGAATGCAGTAGGAGGACAATTGTCTTTCGTGTCTGGAGGAACAAGTGCTTATTTTAATGTAATGGATGGTTCTGTTAGTGGTACTATTTTGGACTTGACAGCAACTTTCCAACTTTCTGAAAAATTCAAATTAGGTTTGAATGCTGCTGATTTTTCAAATAAAAATGATGTAGGATATACTGGAGCTGCGTTGTACCCATCTTATTCTTTTAGTGATGCATTTGCTTTGGGATTACGTGCAGAGTATTTCAAATATAAAGAAGGTTCAGGGGATACAGATGTAACTGCTTTTACATTGTCAGGAAACTACAAAGTAAGTGGTTTGACTATTATTCCTGAGTTCAGAATTGATTCTAATTCAGATAAAGTTATGTTCGTTAATTCAGATATGAACCCAACTAGTTCAGCTTCACAAGTACTTTTAGCCGTAGTTTACGGATTCTAG
- a CDS encoding DegT/DnrJ/EryC1/StrS family aminotransferase: MNQPKIWLSSPHMGGTELEYIQEAFDTNWIAPVGTNITEFENDLEKYLSKNLFVTALNSATSAIHLGLILLNVKKDDIVICQSFTFAASANPILYLGATPVFVDSELETWNLCPIALEEAILDTISKGKKPKAIITVHLYGVPYKIDEIRTIANKYNIPILEDSAEALGSCYKGQKCGTFGDISVFSFNGNKIITTSGGGAIVTQNYELKKKAEFLASQSKDEAPHYQHSELGYNYQMSNINAGIGRGQMKVLNEHIILRREMHDFYVALFEKTPEISVFSTSSPDYFSNYWLTSILVNPDETKNGINRETIRLALLDSNIECRPLWKPMHLQPLYKDYPFYGNNVSETLFEKGLSLPSGSNLTDSDKERISTALLNLLS; this comes from the coding sequence ATGAACCAACCAAAGATATGGTTATCCTCTCCTCATATGGGAGGAACCGAATTAGAATACATACAAGAAGCTTTTGACACTAATTGGATTGCTCCAGTTGGGACAAACATTACCGAATTTGAAAATGATTTGGAAAAATATTTATCTAAAAATCTTTTTGTTACAGCTCTAAACTCGGCAACTTCGGCTATTCATTTGGGTTTAATTCTTCTAAACGTAAAAAAGGACGACATTGTCATTTGTCAATCATTCACATTTGCAGCATCGGCAAATCCTATTCTCTACTTAGGCGCAACACCTGTTTTTGTTGACAGCGAACTTGAAACCTGGAATCTTTGTCCGATTGCTTTGGAGGAAGCTATTTTGGATACGATTTCCAAAGGAAAAAAACCAAAAGCGATAATCACAGTACATTTATATGGCGTTCCTTATAAAATTGACGAAATAAGAACGATCGCTAATAAATACAATATCCCTATTTTGGAAGACAGTGCCGAAGCTCTTGGAAGCTGTTATAAAGGACAAAAGTGTGGTACTTTTGGAGATATTAGTGTTTTTTCATTCAACGGAAACAAAATTATAACTACATCTGGAGGTGGAGCCATTGTCACTCAAAATTATGAATTAAAGAAAAAAGCAGAGTTTCTAGCTTCGCAATCAAAAGATGAAGCTCCTCATTATCAGCACAGCGAATTAGGATACAATTATCAAATGAGTAATATCAACGCAGGTATTGGTCGAGGCCAAATGAAAGTATTGAACGAACATATTATCTTAAGACGAGAGATGCATGATTTTTATGTAGCTCTTTTTGAAAAGACACCTGAAATTTCAGTTTTCTCAACCTCTAGTCCAGACTATTTTTCCAATTACTGGCTGACTTCTATACTTGTAAATCCTGATGAAACCAAAAACGGGATCAATCGGGAAACCATCCGATTAGCCTTACTGGATTCCAATATAGAATGCAGACCCTTATGGAAGCCAATGCACTTACAACCGCTTTATAAAGACTATCCTTTTTATGGAAATAACGTTTCCGAAACATTGTTTGAAAAAGGATTAAGCTTGCCATCTGGCTCCAATCTTACCGATTCAGACAAAGAGCGAATCAGTACTGCTCTTTTAAATTTACTAAGCTGA